The following coding sequences lie in one Chitinivibrionales bacterium genomic window:
- a CDS encoding four helix bundle protein encodes MTGHSVKDLNVYKKAYELATGIYELSKSFPPDEQYASISQIRRCSRSVCLNLREAWAKRRYVDHFINKLTDCDGENSETDSCLDFALHRGYVSGKQHRHCVELCAEIGKMLGAVITRPEGFILTADR; translated from the coding sequence ATGACGGGACATTCAGTAAAAGATTTGAATGTTTATAAAAAAGCTTATGAACTGGCGACAGGCATTTATGAATTGAGTAAATCGTTTCCTCCTGATGAACAATATGCTTCGATAAGCCAGATACGCCGCTGCTCACGCTCAGTATGTTTGAATCTGAGAGAGGCGTGGGCAAAGAGAAGGTACGTAGATCATTTCATCAATAAATTAACGGATTGCGACGGGGAAAACAGCGAAACGGATTCATGTCTTGATTTTGCATTGCACCGTGGATACGTTTCCGGGAAACAGCATCGGCATTGTGTTGAACTATGTGCTGAAATTGGAAAAATGCTTGGGGCAGTGATAACAAGGCCTGAGGGATTTATTCTGACTGCCGACCGCTGA
- a CDS encoding NAD(P)/FAD-dependent oxidoreductase yields MEQSHITIIGAGVVGLAVAARLSKKHKDIIVLEQHDGFGRETSSRNSEVIHAGFYYPADSLKARLCVAGNHLLYELCAANNIPHNKIGKIVIANSVAEQEKVHSLFEQGKKNGVPDLGLLSKQQVLAMEPNIRAELGLHSPSTGIVDTHALMKYFEAAATARSVTMGYNCSVKAVQKIGEGYLVTVRDADGEEMEIASEIVINCAGLSSDKIAATAGIDVAKRGYAIHPCKGEYFSVSNRHRGKLSRLVYPAPTPISLGIHAVLKLDGSFKLGPNAFYVDKIDYDVDPSHRRDFFQTAKGYLPFLEMDDLSPDQSGIRPKIQAEGEGFKDFIIREERDKRLPGFIDLIGIESPGLTAAPAMAEHVGDMVDGL; encoded by the coding sequence ATGGAACAATCCCACATAACCATAATCGGCGCTGGCGTAGTGGGCCTTGCCGTCGCGGCCCGGTTGAGTAAAAAACATAAAGACATCATAGTGCTCGAACAGCACGACGGGTTCGGCAGGGAAACCTCGTCGCGGAACTCCGAAGTCATTCACGCCGGGTTTTATTATCCCGCCGATTCGCTCAAGGCGCGCTTGTGCGTTGCGGGAAACCACCTGCTGTATGAATTATGCGCGGCAAATAATATTCCCCATAATAAAATCGGGAAGATCGTAATCGCCAATTCGGTTGCGGAACAGGAAAAGGTCCATTCCCTTTTTGAACAAGGGAAAAAGAACGGCGTCCCCGACCTTGGGTTGCTTTCCAAGCAGCAGGTGCTTGCCATGGAGCCGAACATCAGGGCCGAGCTCGGACTGCACAGCCCTTCAACCGGCATTGTTGACACGCATGCGCTCATGAAATATTTCGAGGCCGCTGCAACGGCGCGGTCGGTGACCATGGGTTACAACTGCAGCGTGAAGGCGGTGCAGAAAATTGGGGAAGGGTATTTGGTGACCGTGCGCGATGCCGACGGCGAGGAAATGGAAATAGCGTCCGAAATCGTGATCAACTGTGCGGGCCTGTCGTCGGACAAGATCGCGGCAACGGCCGGCATCGACGTTGCGAAGCGCGGCTACGCCATTCACCCTTGTAAAGGGGAATATTTCAGCGTGTCGAACCGGCACCGCGGAAAACTCTCCCGCCTGGTGTATCCGGCGCCCACGCCGATCAGCCTGGGCATCCACGCGGTGCTCAAGCTCGACGGGAGCTTCAAGCTCGGGCCCAACGCGTTCTACGTTGACAAAATAGACTATGATGTCGATCCCTCGCACCGGCGGGATTTTTTCCAGACCGCGAAGGGGTATCTGCCCTTTCTGGAGATGGATGACCTCTCACCCGACCAATCGGGCATACGGCCGAAAATCCAGGCCGAAGGGGAAGGATTCAAGGATTTTATCATTCGTGAAGAAAGAGATAAGAGATTACCGGGATTTATTGATCTCATCGGAATTGAGTCACCGGGCTTGACGGCCGCGCCGGCAATGGCGGAGCATGTTGGAGACATGGTGGATGGGTTGTAA
- the malQ gene encoding 4-alpha-glucanotransferase: MKRSAGIYLHPTSFPSKFGIGDLGDAAFAWIAMLGEAGQSSWQFSPLGPVERRGSPYQCAASFAGNPLLISPVKLREKDLLTVAELEGFPALPSEYVDYPAVTREKEKLFRLAFGRFKLTDEFQAFCKREKYWLDNYTLYCALKEAHAGAGWPLWDAPFKLRNRQALAAFRKQHADELRFHAFLQFIFHEQWAAVRAAAAAQGVELIGDIPIYVAMDSADAWSSPELFEFDKLRNPLRVSGVPPDYYSSTGQLWGNPVYRWDVLKKDNYAWWVARIKRSLEFADIVRIDHFRAFESFWAVKAGSENAMHGEWVPGPGLAFFRCVKKSIGSLPFIAEDLGVITDEVKKLRDDTGLPGMKVLQFAFDGNTENPHLPHNIPENSVVYTGTHDNDTTAGWLNTLTGEERGRVNAYLGSGRPAVVDDFIRLAYATPAARCIVPLQDVLCLDSKSRMNTPGRAEGNWRWRCPEGLFRAEKLAFVKELADMYGRKRVKQEKK, translated from the coding sequence ATGAAACGGTCGGCAGGGATATATCTCCACCCGACGTCATTTCCGTCGAAATTCGGCATCGGCGACCTGGGCGACGCGGCATTCGCGTGGATCGCCATGCTCGGGGAGGCGGGGCAGTCGTCGTGGCAGTTTTCGCCGCTCGGCCCGGTGGAGCGCCGCGGGTCTCCGTACCAGTGCGCTGCCTCGTTTGCCGGAAACCCGCTGCTTATCTCCCCTGTAAAGCTCAGGGAAAAGGACCTGCTGACCGTTGCGGAGCTGGAAGGCTTTCCCGCGCTTCCTTCGGAGTATGTCGACTATCCGGCCGTTACCCGTGAAAAGGAAAAACTGTTCCGTCTGGCGTTCGGCCGGTTCAAGCTGACCGACGAGTTTCAGGCGTTTTGCAAACGGGAGAAATACTGGCTTGACAACTACACCTTATACTGCGCGCTGAAAGAAGCGCACGCGGGGGCCGGATGGCCGCTATGGGACGCGCCTTTTAAACTTCGGAACAGGCAGGCGCTCGCCGCGTTCCGCAAGCAGCATGCGGACGAGCTCCGGTTTCACGCATTTCTCCAATTCATTTTTCACGAGCAGTGGGCGGCGGTGCGCGCAGCTGCGGCGGCGCAGGGCGTCGAACTCATCGGCGACATTCCCATTTACGTGGCGATGGACAGCGCTGACGCATGGTCCTCGCCGGAGCTGTTTGAATTTGATAAGCTCCGCAACCCGCTCAGGGTTTCGGGCGTGCCGCCGGATTACTACAGTTCGACAGGCCAGCTCTGGGGAAATCCCGTTTACCGGTGGGACGTTTTGAAAAAAGACAATTATGCATGGTGGGTGGCACGGATAAAAAGGTCGCTCGAGTTCGCCGACATCGTGCGCATCGACCATTTCAGGGCGTTCGAATCGTTCTGGGCAGTCAAGGCCGGCAGCGAAAACGCGATGCACGGCGAGTGGGTCCCCGGCCCGGGCCTGGCGTTTTTCCGGTGCGTCAAGAAGTCGATCGGGTCGCTGCCGTTCATCGCCGAGGACCTCGGCGTCATCACGGACGAAGTAAAAAAGTTGCGCGACGATACAGGCCTTCCCGGCATGAAGGTATTGCAGTTTGCGTTTGACGGCAATACGGAAAACCCGCACCTGCCGCACAACATTCCCGAAAACAGCGTTGTGTACACCGGCACGCACGACAACGACACCACGGCGGGCTGGCTCAACACGCTTACGGGCGAGGAGCGCGGCCGCGTTAACGCGTACCTCGGTTCGGGGAGGCCGGCGGTGGTCGACGATTTCATCCGGCTCGCATACGCCACCCCGGCCGCGCGCTGCATTGTTCCGCTGCAGGACGTGCTTTGCCTCGATTCGAAGAGCCGCATGAACACGCCGGGCAGGGCCGAGGGCAATTGGAGATGGCGGTGCCCGGAGGGGCTGTTTAGGGCGGAGAAACTGGCGTTTGTAAAGGAACTTGCCGATATGTACGGGCGGAAAAGAGTGAAACAGGAAAAGAAGTAA
- a CDS encoding DUF2403 domain-containing protein, producing MKKSILLALTLISATAFIIYTCSSSGGKSNSLGTVQQQNSGGDLSTNSSATKTLLDATSDGGTMTFQNMGDTGWYPSLRDPSVGPCDYYNGTPSCFGTPMKCCKTKQVFANDSLSPWNEELIMSLRGPMIVQQIAVYQPSDPYSAVWQQTSFWDSKTPATLTGIVFVGDVKSTTGFDGIIGNKCIATVSTNKPFPCGPGSVPYCAASSTTQYYGWSGSKMFVLLAYMPHMSSTDIPAARHCNTTTTDNWYDAPWIGLSVGELVRADCAGQWGPCHCYARDQVNAGAVGDGCGQFNVFEIINDQGQYANLDVFSSNFFGYPYKGSWGPGCVSCSVAGMDPKVDLISTSTKTEAVTGAVGAFPTMPGAAFRRPATGYRFIVILLDVKTRQIQLAFIHPANVPSTVSAVLPGLPAQIARTTVDAMLTLRLPGPNSVGVIR from the coding sequence ATGAAAAAATCAATCCTTCTGGCATTAACTTTAATTTCCGCCACCGCCTTCATCATCTACACCTGCTCCAGCTCCGGCGGTAAATCCAACAGCCTCGGCACGGTTCAGCAGCAGAACAGCGGCGGTGACCTGTCCACCAATTCTTCCGCGACAAAAACATTACTCGACGCAACGTCGGACGGCGGCACCATGACGTTCCAGAACATGGGCGACACGGGATGGTATCCGAGCCTGCGCGATCCGTCGGTGGGGCCTTGCGATTATTACAACGGGACCCCGAGCTGCTTCGGCACGCCCATGAAATGCTGCAAGACGAAACAGGTTTTTGCCAATGACAGCCTTTCGCCGTGGAACGAAGAGCTCATCATGTCGCTGCGCGGGCCCATGATCGTCCAACAGATCGCGGTCTATCAGCCTTCCGATCCGTATAGTGCGGTCTGGCAGCAGACATCCTTCTGGGACAGCAAAACGCCGGCAACGCTCACCGGCATCGTGTTTGTCGGCGACGTCAAATCGACCACCGGGTTCGACGGCATCATCGGCAACAAATGCATCGCGACGGTGTCGACGAACAAGCCGTTTCCCTGCGGCCCGGGAAGCGTCCCGTATTGCGCCGCGTCAAGCACGACGCAATACTACGGCTGGAGCGGATCGAAGATGTTCGTGCTGCTCGCGTACATGCCGCATATGTCAAGCACCGACATTCCGGCGGCGCGGCACTGCAACACGACCACCACCGACAACTGGTACGACGCGCCCTGGATCGGGCTGAGCGTCGGCGAGCTGGTGCGGGCCGACTGCGCCGGCCAGTGGGGGCCCTGCCACTGCTACGCCAGGGACCAGGTGAACGCCGGTGCCGTGGGGGACGGCTGCGGACAGTTCAACGTGTTCGAGATCATCAACGACCAGGGCCAGTACGCCAACCTTGACGTGTTCAGCTCGAATTTCTTCGGCTATCCCTACAAGGGAAGCTGGGGCCCGGGCTGTGTCAGCTGCAGCGTGGCCGGCATGGACCCCAAGGTGGACCTTATCAGCACTTCCACAAAGACGGAAGCGGTCACGGGCGCGGTGGGCGCCTTCCCCACCATGCCCGGCGCCGCGTTCAGGCGGCCCGCGACCGGCTACCGCTTCATCGTGATACTCCTGGATGTAAAGACCCGCCAGATCCAGCTCGCGTTCATCCATCCGGCAAACGTGCCGTCAACGGTGTCGGCCGTGCTGCCCGGCCTGCCGGCCCAGATCGCGCGCACGACGGTCGACGCCATGCTCACGCTGCGGCTTCCGGGGCCCAATTCGGTCGGGGTTATTAGGTGA
- the pyk gene encoding pyruvate kinase produces the protein MMFPASSTKTTAPGVFDLDLHHKYLYFRRTKIVATIGPASSSPQKLRQLISKGLDVARINFSHGKAEDHLKTIRLIRKIAARCKRDIAILGDLCGPKIRVGEFANGAVTLKEGSVVTITTKPVLGSERLIPSQYKNIVREVVPGHSILLDDGNLELKVVKKYKDRVEAKVVHGGVLKNKKGMNLPDTQLRIAALTAKDKNDVLFCIKGGVDYVALSFVRKPSDIIDLKTWLRRHRSDIPVIAKIEMPEALSNIQAIMELSDGIMVARGDLGVELPAKKVPIIQNKLIQIANKMNKPVIVATQMLESMIEHARPTRAEVTDVAGACLAGADAVMLSAETASGKYPIETLETMDSIVREAEGYQFFSQGGMFSKTVHESTSDLLDAIGEATAQLSRDLMVHCIFVLTQSGYTARTVSSDRPAAPILAFTPSPIVARRMILFWGVYPYLIKKNMTTHDSLVFGERELLRLNLAKRGDFVIMISGLRDIGAKATAIMVHKIG, from the coding sequence ATGATGTTCCCCGCATCATCAACAAAAACCACCGCTCCCGGCGTTTTTGACCTCGACCTCCACCACAAATACCTGTATTTCCGCCGCACCAAAATCGTGGCAACCATCGGGCCCGCGTCGTCGTCGCCGCAAAAGCTGCGCCAGCTCATATCAAAAGGCCTTGACGTGGCGCGCATAAACTTTTCGCACGGCAAGGCGGAAGACCATTTGAAAACCATCCGCCTCATCAGGAAAATCGCGGCCCGGTGCAAAAGAGACATCGCGATACTCGGCGATCTGTGCGGCCCGAAAATCAGGGTGGGCGAGTTCGCGAACGGGGCGGTCACGCTGAAAGAGGGATCGGTAGTGACGATCACCACAAAACCGGTGCTGGGCAGCGAGCGGCTTATTCCTTCCCAGTACAAAAATATTGTGCGGGAAGTGGTTCCCGGCCATTCCATCCTGCTCGACGACGGCAATCTCGAACTAAAGGTGGTGAAAAAATACAAGGACAGGGTCGAGGCAAAGGTGGTGCACGGCGGCGTGCTCAAGAACAAAAAGGGCATGAACCTTCCCGACACGCAGCTGCGCATCGCGGCGCTCACGGCAAAGGACAAGAACGACGTGCTGTTCTGCATCAAGGGCGGCGTGGATTACGTTGCGCTGTCGTTCGTGCGCAAGCCCTCCGACATCATCGACCTCAAGACCTGGCTCAGGCGCCACCGGTCCGACATCCCGGTGATTGCGAAAATAGAAATGCCCGAGGCGCTTTCGAACATCCAGGCCATCATGGAGCTCAGCGACGGGATCATGGTCGCGCGCGGCGACCTGGGCGTGGAGCTTCCCGCAAAGAAAGTTCCCATCATCCAGAACAAGCTGATCCAGATCGCGAACAAGATGAACAAGCCCGTGATCGTGGCGACCCAGATGCTCGAGAGCATGATCGAGCACGCTAGGCCCACGCGCGCCGAGGTCACCGACGTTGCCGGCGCGTGCCTCGCGGGCGCGGACGCGGTGATGCTGTCGGCCGAGACCGCGTCGGGAAAGTACCCGATCGAGACGCTCGAGACCATGGATTCCATCGTGCGCGAGGCCGAGGGCTACCAGTTCTTCTCGCAGGGCGGCATGTTCAGCAAGACCGTGCACGAGAGCACGAGCGACCTGCTTGACGCGATAGGGGAGGCAACGGCGCAGCTGTCACGCGACCTCATGGTGCATTGCATCTTCGTGCTCACTCAATCGGGCTACACGGCGCGCACCGTGTCGTCGGACCGGCCTGCCGCGCCCATCCTCGCGTTCACGCCCTCGCCAATCGTGGCGAGGCGCATGATCCTTTTCTGGGGCGTGTATCCCTATCTTATCAAAAAAAACATGACCACCCATGACTCCCTCGTGTTCGGTGAGCGGGAACTCCTGCGTTTGAACCTGGCGAAGAGGGGGGATTTCGTGATCATGATCTCGGGCCTGCGCGATATCGGCGCAAAGGCAACGGCGATCATGGTGCATAAGATAGGGTAA
- a CDS encoding sensor domain-containing diguanylate cyclase — protein MPSLPSFDPTHLIESMPDGVYLSDASRSITFWNKAAERITGFTAAEVVGKNCSDNILTHIDASGNNLCKGMCPLARCIKDDKPYEAEVFLHHKSGYRIPVLVRVSPLHDESGKVTGGMELFTDISNKAALQERIAELEQLALVDNLTKVSNRHHTLPSLDAIFMEKERYDLSFGVMMIDIDDFKTINDTKGHEVGDAVLVMVAGTLRNALRPYDHLGRWGGEEFLAIVRNVDAGALLSLANRCRLLIEQSYLTRGDAVLRVTVSVGATVATPEDNGKSIVERADKLQYASKNAGKNRVTMG, from the coding sequence ATGCCTTCCCTCCCTTCATTCGACCCCACCCATCTCATCGAGAGCATGCCCGACGGCGTGTATCTTTCCGACGCGTCGCGCTCCATCACGTTCTGGAACAAGGCGGCGGAGCGGATCACCGGGTTTACCGCCGCGGAGGTCGTGGGGAAGAACTGTTCCGACAACATTCTCACGCATATTGACGCGAGCGGAAACAATCTGTGCAAGGGAATGTGCCCGTTGGCGCGCTGCATCAAGGACGACAAGCCGTATGAGGCCGAGGTATTTTTGCACCACAAGAGCGGGTATCGCATTCCGGTGCTGGTGCGCGTTTCCCCGCTGCACGACGAAAGCGGAAAGGTGACCGGCGGCATGGAGCTATTCACCGACATTTCGAATAAGGCCGCCCTGCAGGAGCGCATTGCCGAGCTGGAGCAGCTCGCGCTCGTTGACAACCTGACAAAAGTGTCCAACCGGCACCATACCCTGCCGTCGCTCGACGCCATATTCATGGAAAAAGAGCGGTACGACCTTTCGTTCGGCGTGATGATGATCGACATTGACGATTTCAAAACCATCAACGACACGAAGGGGCACGAGGTCGGCGACGCGGTGCTCGTGATGGTGGCGGGCACCCTGCGCAACGCGCTGCGGCCCTATGACCACCTCGGCCGCTGGGGCGGGGAGGAGTTCCTCGCCATCGTGCGCAACGTGGACGCCGGGGCGCTGCTGTCGCTCGCCAACCGGTGCAGGCTGCTCATCGAGCAGTCTTATCTGACAAGAGGCGACGCGGTGCTGCGCGTCACGGTGTCCGTCGGCGCGACCGTTGCGACACCGGAGGACAATGGCAAGAGTATTGTCGAAAGGGCCGATAAATTGCAGTATGCGAGCAAGAACGCGGGGAAGAACAGGGTGACGATGGGATGA
- the murB gene encoding UDP-N-acetylmuramate dehydrogenase, translating to MRPPFSNVPLADKTSFRIGGPCRYYCAPVDENEIGEGCAWAREKNIPVFVLGKGTNVLVSDSGWDGLVIDLTQQKANIAWKDENAECASGVLLHALVKEMVDRGFSGLEKLAGIPGSIGGAVVMNAGAFGQSISDCIVSVRYLSLQDLTIKTLEAKDLSASYRGTAFKGASSIILSSEFHFKSDTSAQAKKSFAEVLAKRKDRHPLDLPNCGSVFKNPPDTTAGKLIEQCGLKGASRGAAEVSLKHANFIVNHGGATAKDVRALIAHVQRVVYEKTGVALEPEVVMVGEFEEGLFRP from the coding sequence ATGCGACCCCCGTTCAGTAACGTACCGCTCGCCGACAAGACGAGCTTCAGAATTGGCGGCCCGTGCCGTTATTACTGCGCGCCTGTTGACGAAAATGAAATAGGCGAGGGCTGCGCGTGGGCGCGCGAAAAAAACATTCCGGTATTTGTACTGGGTAAAGGAACCAATGTTTTAGTGAGCGACAGCGGATGGGACGGATTAGTAATTGACCTGACTCAGCAGAAGGCGAATATTGCCTGGAAGGACGAAAACGCCGAATGCGCAAGCGGCGTTCTGCTGCATGCTCTGGTAAAAGAAATGGTTGACCGAGGATTTTCAGGACTTGAAAAACTCGCAGGTATTCCGGGCAGCATAGGCGGCGCGGTGGTCATGAACGCCGGCGCGTTCGGACAAAGCATTTCGGATTGTATTGTTTCAGTAAGATATTTGTCTTTGCAGGACTTGACAATAAAGACTCTGGAGGCGAAGGACCTCAGTGCTTCGTATCGCGGCACCGCGTTTAAAGGCGCGAGTTCGATCATCCTTTCATCAGAATTCCATTTCAAGTCCGACACGTCAGCTCAGGCAAAAAAATCATTCGCCGAAGTGCTTGCAAAACGCAAAGACCGCCACCCGCTTGATCTGCCTAACTGCGGAAGCGTTTTTAAAAACCCGCCCGACACCACGGCTGGAAAACTGATCGAACAATGCGGGCTCAAAGGCGCGAGCCGCGGCGCCGCGGAGGTTTCGCTGAAACACGCCAATTTCATCGTGAACCATGGGGGAGCAACGGCAAAGGACGTGCGGGCGCTGATTGCGCATGTGCAGAGGGTGGTGTATGAAAAGACGGGCGTGGCGCTGGAGCCGGAGGTGGTGATGGTAGGGGAGTTTGAGGAGGGGCTGTTTAGGCCATGA
- a CDS encoding HD domain-containing phosphohydrolase encodes MARSIIFLGTAPEPDLDKLQKAAAFFGYSIQILASGAPHASGPEAGPPAGCISFVPCTQQAMLDMFGAMPIGFGQEIPLYQRIDGEECPAFCAAMPFAGFFRSPLTALDCRNIMMGMARSGVLARQNREITGEVMKYRKQKHQLIKIGTALSLQNDLTELLSLILAETRDFVAADAGSIYIREKSGPGGAFTGAIRFKISQNDSIDIAAKTAEFSIPIDNKSVAGYVALTGEPLSIDDVATLDDSAPYKKARKGYEDKFEYPVKSMLTVPLKNLNHEVAGVLQLMNKKTDAAGRLRTTADVAHYVAPFTLSDEDFVLSIASQAAVSIERVQLYQEIKDIFEGYLRSSIAAIDERDRVTYGHSRRVMGYAMAFADAVNRENGGPFDGLHFSEDRKNQFRFAALLHDIGKIGVPEALLTKKFRLSDEGMDVIRARGEYVKMLVQARTVPQPLSWQSPADVDADIEFLATLNSSGFVSDENFGKLQGIAGKIYFDAKGNRLPFVTDREYECLSVRKGNLTEKERERINSHAQATRRILSRIPWTSGLEQIPEIASHHHERLDGSGYPDGLKAGQLSFESKALAVIDIYEALVAQDRPYKPKMPPQKAFEILRAEANANHLDGTIVEFFISSGTYKIFLDEQTSDATPVQ; translated from the coding sequence ATGGCCCGTTCAATCATTTTTCTTGGAACCGCGCCCGAACCCGACCTGGACAAGCTGCAGAAGGCGGCGGCTTTTTTCGGTTACTCGATCCAGATCCTTGCCTCAGGAGCTCCGCACGCGTCCGGTCCCGAGGCCGGGCCGCCCGCCGGATGCATTTCGTTTGTCCCCTGCACGCAACAGGCCATGCTCGACATGTTCGGCGCTATGCCCATCGGTTTCGGCCAGGAGATCCCACTGTATCAACGCATTGACGGAGAGGAATGCCCCGCGTTCTGCGCGGCCATGCCGTTTGCCGGGTTTTTCCGGTCGCCGCTCACCGCGCTTGACTGCCGCAACATCATGATGGGGATGGCGCGCAGCGGCGTGCTTGCCCGGCAGAACCGCGAGATCACGGGCGAGGTGATGAAATACCGCAAGCAGAAGCACCAGCTCATCAAGATCGGCACGGCCCTTTCGCTGCAAAACGACCTCACCGAGCTTTTGTCGCTCATCCTCGCCGAGACCCGTGACTTCGTGGCGGCGGACGCGGGCAGCATTTACATACGGGAAAAAAGCGGGCCGGGCGGCGCCTTCACTGGCGCGATCCGTTTCAAGATATCCCAGAACGATTCCATCGACATCGCGGCAAAGACCGCGGAGTTCAGCATCCCCATCGACAATAAGTCCGTGGCCGGCTATGTGGCGCTCACGGGCGAGCCGCTTTCCATCGACGACGTTGCGACGCTCGACGATTCGGCCCCGTATAAGAAAGCGCGCAAGGGATACGAGGACAAATTCGAATACCCGGTCAAATCCATGCTCACGGTGCCGCTCAAGAACCTGAACCACGAGGTGGCCGGCGTGCTCCAGCTCATGAACAAGAAGACGGACGCCGCAGGCCGCCTGCGCACGACTGCCGACGTGGCGCATTACGTGGCTCCGTTCACCCTGTCGGACGAGGATTTCGTGCTCTCCATCGCGTCGCAGGCGGCCGTGTCCATCGAGCGCGTGCAGCTGTACCAGGAGATCAAGGACATCTTCGAGGGGTATTTGCGTTCGTCAATCGCGGCGATCGACGAGCGGGACCGTGTCACCTACGGCCACTCGCGCCGCGTGATGGGCTACGCCATGGCGTTCGCCGACGCCGTGAACCGCGAGAACGGCGGGCCGTTTGACGGCCTTCACTTTTCGGAAGACCGCAAGAACCAGTTCAGGTTCGCGGCGCTGCTGCACGACATCGGGAAGATCGGCGTGCCCGAGGCGCTGCTCACCAAGAAATTCCGGCTGTCCGACGAGGGCATGGACGTGATCCGCGCACGGGGAGAGTATGTCAAGATGCTGGTGCAGGCCCGCACCGTGCCGCAGCCGCTTTCGTGGCAGTCGCCGGCCGACGTCGATGCCGACATCGAGTTTCTTGCAACACTCAATTCGAGCGGGTTTGTGAGCGACGAGAACTTCGGCAAGCTCCAGGGAATTGCAGGAAAAATTTACTTTGACGCAAAGGGAAACAGACTCCCGTTTGTCACCGACCGCGAATACGAGTGCTTGAGCGTGCGCAAGGGCAATCTCACCGAAAAGGAGCGGGAGCGCATCAATTCGCACGCGCAGGCAACGCGCCGCATCCTCTCGCGCATCCCGTGGACCAGCGGGCTCGAGCAGATCCCGGAGATCGCGAGCCACCACCACGAGCGGCTCGACGGCTCCGGTTACCCGGACGGCCTCAAGGCCGGACAACTGAGCTTCGAGAGCAAGGCGCTCGCGGTGATTGACATTTACGAGGCACTCGTGGCGCAGGACAGGCCCTACAAGCCGAAAATGCCCCCGCAAAAGGCGTTCGAAATCCTGCGCGCCGAGGCAAATGCAAACCACCTGGACGGCACCATAGTGGAATTTTTCATTTCCAGCGGCACGTATAAAATCTTTCTTGACGAACAGACATCAGATGCGACCCCCGTTCAGTAA
- a CDS encoding 4Fe-4S binding protein, with the protein MPHVITDACVACGTCVPECPVEAISEGDPIYKIDAGKCTDCGACAAACPAEAIKG; encoded by the coding sequence ATGCCTCATGTCATCACAGACGCGTGCGTAGCGTGCGGGACCTGCGTTCCCGAATGCCCGGTTGAAGCCATCAGCGAAGGCGACCCCATTTACAAGATAGACGCCGGCAAATGCACCGACTGCGGCGCTTGCGCCGCGGCATGCCCGGCTGAGGCCATCAAGGGCTGA